The Scyliorhinus canicula chromosome 17, sScyCan1.1, whole genome shotgun sequence DNA window tctctctctatttctatcTCACTCTCTATTGCAGCAAATCTGGCAGTAATTATTGTTCTTTGTCGAAGAAACTGTGGCCTCTCCAGATGTATCACTATTTACCTGGTGTCCATTGCGGTGACAGATCTCCTGGTTATTGTCACGGCTGTAATATTAAACCGGATTGTTGGAATCTATTTTCCAATGAGTTTCCTGTCCATTACGCCAGTATGCAGTTTCCGCGCATTCTTAAATTATGCAGCTATTGACAGCTCTGCCTGGCTAACAGTcgttttcacctttgatcgatttgtggcaatTTGTTGTCAGAAGATGAAGATAAAATATTGTACTGAAAAGACGGCGGCATGGGTCATTGGAATCATCTGCACGCTGACCTGCGTAAAAAATATCTTCCTGTATTTTTTATTTGAACCGAGGTATGAGTTAAACAACGTACCTTGGTTCTGCAACCTAAAATCAATATTTTACACGTCACTTGCATGGATCGCTTTTGACTGGATTCGGTCGATTGTGACACCTTGCCTCCCATTCTTTCTGATACTACTACTGAATGCAATTACTGTCAGACATATTCTCGCAGCCAACATAACCCGCAGGAGACTTCAGGCCCATGTCAATGGAGCGAATCAGcctgacccagagatggagaaacGGAGGAAGTCCATTGTTTTACTCTTCGCCATCTCGGGCAGCTTCATCATGTTATACTTATTGTTTTTTATAACGATTCTGTATGTCCGAATTGTAAATGTTCCCTATGCCTCTATTTCTGATTTTAGTGATCCCATATTCATTATCCAGCAATTCGGATTCATGTTTCAGTTTTTGAGCTCCTGCATCAACCCGTTTATTTACGCTGGGACACAGAGTAAAATCAGAGCCGAGTTAAAGAGTGGGATGACATATCCATTTATTCTAATTATTAAGTTGTTTAAACGTTGAAAAAGAGAAAGAGGACGGTTATGCAGCAAAACATGTGACTAaacagctggtgcaggagggtggGTTTCAAATATCTGGATCATTGGCATctcttccggagctggtgggacCTGGAAAAGAAGGACTCCTTGCAgttaaactggaggggcataaatATTCAGGTCACAAGGTTTGCAAGTGTTACACaggtgggtttaaactagtgtggcaggggggaggggaaggggggaccgGAGCAATGAGTCAGCAGGTGAAATGACTGAGGGGGGACGAGAGAATGGGGTCAGTAAGAGTCAGAGGAAGAAAGAGTaagcagggagatgttgctgaacccCGCGGCGCGCTGGTCTAATGTGTATTTGTTTCATTGCGAGAAGTATAAcatgtaaggcagatgaatttagatcTTGTGTTAGGACTTAACTaggttcttaatctaggacaaaagttcggcacaatattgtggaccgaaaggcctgttctgtgctgtattttctatgttctatatattctaTATTTAACTGAGATCAGTTTGCCATTACAGGGACTTGGTTCAGGGAGGGACAGGGTTGGCAGTGCAACGTTCTAGAATTTCGATGTTTCacctgggatagagggggatgtaaaagcggTGGGGAAGTTGAACTACTGATTAAGAGGAATATCATAACTGTACTGCGGAGGACACGTCACAGGGCTCATGAAGCAAGGCAATATGGTTAGAGCTcgggaataggaagggtgcagtcacaatgttagcggtttactacaggcctcccaacagcctgtTGGAGATGGATGAgcaaatatgtaggcaaattttGTCAATGTGTTTAAATATttgcaacagggttgttgtggtggatgATTTTAACTTCCCTTGTTTTGACGGGTTCTCACTCAATTccaggggtttggatggggcagagttcgtgaggagcatccaggagggatttttgaaacaatatgtggatagtccaactagggaaggggctgtactggacctggtattggggattgAGCCCAGCCAGCTGGCCCAGATATAATGAAAGGAACATTTCAGGAAtcgtgaccataattcagtaaattTTAAGGTACTGTTGGACAAAGATAAGAGTCGTCttcgggtgaaggtgctaaattgggggaaagctaattataactgaagaatctagattatGGCCGGATGTTTGAGGGGAAAACAACATCTGGCACGTGGGGGGCTTTTAATTGTCTGTTGATAGGAATTCAAGACCGACATGTTCCTGGGAGGAAgcaggataagtatggcaaattGCAGAAACCTTGGGTAAAGAGGGATATTGTGAGCACAGTCCAAatgaaaaggaagcatttgtaaaggctcgaaggctgagaacagacgaAGCTCTGGAAGAAGGCATTTAAGTAAGAATTTAAGTAAAGAGGGCTAAGAGGGGTCACAAAACATTATTGGCAAACACGATTACGGTAACTCCTTTGGCTTTTTATACATCTATAGCGATCATGAGGTTAGCCATGGAAAGAGGTGGCCCACTCAAGGATAGTGGAAGGAATTTTTGAGTGGAGCCAGATGAAACGGACTAAATGAGGGCTCTGCATCATCAATCACTAAAAAGAAGAATTTGTTGGATTGTGAATCTCTGGTCCTCTGGCCTCTTTTAGATCTCTCacctctcatcttaaacctattCCCTCTTGTTCTAGACTCCTCCCTTTGGGAAATGATGTTGACTatataccttatctatgcccctcattattttgtagacctctataagataacACCTAAGCCTCCTACATTCCGGGGGTAAAAGTCCTGGCCGATCCAACCTCCCCTaatagctcagaccatcaagtcctggtgtcATCCCCGTAAATCTCTTATGCACTATTTATAGTTTAACAATAAACTTCCTATAATAGGATGACCAG harbors:
- the LOC119951495 gene encoding probable G-protein coupled receptor 139, giving the protein MHGMPTGLLFAIYYPVIAAIGVPANLAVIIVLCRRNCGLSRCITIYLVSIAVTDLLVIVTAVILNRIVGIYFPMSFLSITPVCSFRAFLNYAAIDSSAWLTVVFTFDRFVAICCQKMKIKYCTEKTAAWVIGIICTLTCVKNIFLYFLFEPRYELNNVPWFCNLKSIFYTSLAWIAFDWIRSIVTPCLPFFLILLLNAITVRHILAANITRRRLQAHVNGANQPDPEMEKRRKSIVLLFAISGSFIMLYLLFFITILYVRIVNVPYASISDFSDPIFIIQQFGFMFQFLSSCINPFIYAGTQSKIRAELKSGMTYPFILIIKLFKR